The window ACTTTCGTTCCGAGCCGTCACTGCTCTCAGCGAATGTCTCGTGCAAGCCGGTCCGGTCCAGCACGGAAATGCGCTCGGCGTAAAGGACAACACGACCTTCTCGACAGTGTTTGCCGGCAGTCTCGACGGACAGCCGCTGATGGATAGTCGCCGGGTGCTTGTTCTGCATCTGACGGACTTGAGCAACTCGGAGGAAAAACGTTCTGAAATTCGAGGCAAGCTTATCTTTGCGCGCGGATCGAGCAAATATCCGCTCCTCATCCGGCGCGGCACCGCCGAGATTTCGTTGAAAAACCGCAACTCCGGCACTCCGAAGATCTGGGCCATCGATGTCACGGGGCGGCGTCTGCAGGAAGTCGTCTTCCAGGTTCGCGATGGTGAGATCGTCTTCGTCGCCACAACGGCAATGAGTGGAATCACTCCGATGGCTTACGAAATCACCTGGCCGGCTCCTGCGGCATCGCAGGAAACCGCCCAGTCATCGCTCTAGATTTTCCAGTTATTATGAAAAAAACGCTAATACTTATGTTTGCGGCCGGTGTTTTCTTGTGCGGTCGTGCATCCGCTCAGCAGGTCCTGGGGAACGGTCGTTTCGAGAAATGGAGTGACCTCAGCGGCACGCCGCCTCACGGGCAGGCCCTCGGCTGGGGCGGGTCCACTCCCGTGCAAGCGCCAGCTCTGGCCGGGTCGGGATTCTCCGCCGTGCTGAAAGGGGAAACCATGATCTACCAGTTGCTGAACGCCGCCCCCGCGTTTCCCGCCGATTTTCAAATAAGTCAGACCATCGTGGTCATGGAGGGCGATGGGTGGCAGCAGCCACTATGGATCACCCTCCAGGAGACAGGGCCTGATGGTGAGGCGGCGGAGAGGCATGACTGGATCCAGCTTCGCGTGGCGGGATCGGGCGGGGTATTTTCGATCGAGGCCAACACCGGCGCTGCGGGAAGCGCGCGCTGGCAAAGGATCGCGCAAGAGGTTGTCGATGCGTCGGTATACGATCAGGAGAAGAACAAGTTTACGACGAAGAAGCCCTTTGTGATTACCATCAGCCGTGATCCTAGTAGCGATTCCTATACGGTTTCCTACAGAAAAATCGGAGAAGCTCCTGTGGAGATCCCGAATATCACGCATTTCGCACAGCCTTCGAACGGTTCCGGCAAACTCGCCTTTGTCTCTTACTCGGGTGTCGGCTCAGATACTCAATATTTGGCAGCCGTCGGTGGCGTCGAAATCGTCACAAAAAAGCCCTGATTTCCGCCATGTCTTCTCTTATCGATCCGAGTCAGCTGGATAAAGATGCGGCTCTCTCCACGGCGGAGTTTCTGGGCTCCGGGATCTTGACGACCGGTGCGAACTACTGGGCCTCGCACGCCGGGATATTCATGTGGCAGGACTGGCGGCCCGATATTGTCCGTGAAGATATGCGGTTGCTATCGGGCGCAGGCCTGCAAATCCTGCGCGTTTTCCCGCTCTGGTCGGATTTTCAACCCATTCACTCGCAGCGAGGTTACCATGGAAACCACATCGAGTTTCGCCTGGGCGAGGACCCCTTGCCCGATAACGTCGCGGTGGCCAGCGGTGTGAGTGAGGAGATGCTTGATCGATTCGGCGTGCTTGCCGACCTCGCCGAGGAGTTCGGGTTGCAACTGATCGTGGGCCTCATCACAGGGTGGATGAGCGGACGCTTTTTCGCGCCGCCCGCGCTTGAGTCGCGCAATGCAATCACCGATCCGCTTTCCATTCGGTGGCAGGTGCGCTTCGTCAGCGCACTGATCCGGCGATTTGAGACCCATCCGGCCATCCGGGCATGGGATCTTGGGAATGAATGCAATTGCATGGGACCAGCCGCACGTGACCAGGCTTGGTTATGGACGGCCACCCTGGCCAACGCCATTCGGGTGGCAGATCCAACTCGCCCGATCATCTCAGGCATGCACAGTCTCGATGCCGATCCAACCAAGACGTGGACCATCCGGGATCAGGCCGAACATACCGACATCCTCACGACCCATCCCTATCCTTTGTTCACTCCGCACTGTCACCGCGAGCCATTGGATACGATGAGGCCGCTGCTTCATGCCTCCGCCGAGACGTGCCTCTATGCCGATCTCTCCGGAAAGCCGACCTTTGTTGAAGAATTCGGGACTTTGAGCCCGATGGGTTTTGGCGAGGAGGCTAGCGCCGCGATGGTGAAGGTGCGGATGTTCGATCTTTGGGCTCACGACTGCCGTGCGGCACTTTGGTGGTGCGCGCATGATCAGCGGCATCTCACCCAGGCGCCCTACGATTGGCTGGCAGTCGAGCGCGAATTGGGGCTCTTCCGTGATGATGGTTCGCCGAAACCGGTTCTGGATGCTCTTTCCGAAGCGCACACGTCGATTAACAGCCTGCCGATTGACCGGCTTCCCCGTCGCCGTACAGAAGCGGTTTGTCTTCTCACACCGGGCCAGGATAATTGGGGAGTCGCATACAGCACGTTCGTACTTGCGAAACAGGCGGGCTTTGATTTGACGTTTCACTACGTTGATCGCGCATTGCCCGACGCCGGATTGTATCTGCTCCCCAGTATGAAAAGCTATTCCGCGCTCTCCCGCGGCAGGGAACGCGAACTTTGGGAAAAGGTGGCGGCAGGCGCGACGCTCTATGTCTCCTTTGATGCAGCAGGATTCCTTTCCGATTGGGTGGGAAATTCCGGGATAGAAGTCCTCAACTCCTCGGAGCGTGCTGGAGAAAGCCGTTTTCACCGTGCGAAAGATGACGTTCCGTTTAGCCTGGCTGCGGCGTGGCGCATACGAGTCAGGACGTCCCGCGCACAAGTACTGGCGTCGGAGAGCGACGGGAATCCCGTGTTCCTTGTTTCCGAATATGGAAAGGGACGCGTCTATTCCCTCATGCTTCCTCTCGAGGCCTCCGTCGCGGTCGCGCCGGAAGCTTTTTTACCGGAAACCCTGCAACCGTTCTGGGAACTCTACCGGGACTTCGCGGACCACGCGCTGGCGTCCCGGGTGATTCGGAAAAACTCTCCCTGGCTCGGCGTGACCGAGCATCCCGACGATGATGATGGAGTGATTGTGGTGTTTATCAACTACTCACCTTTGCCGATGGAAGACGAAGTTTCGGTCGCACCCGCCTATCGATGGGCGGAGACGTGGCTGGGATCCGAGCCCGTATCGTGCGGAAAAAATCGGTTGCGTCTGCAGATCCCGCCGCATTCCACGGTCGTAGCTCGAGTCTCCTTGCGTTGAAGACCCTGAAGACAACGCGGGGAGGCAAGGCTGTCGCTCCGGTGGTGGATATTTTCCCGCAAATAGCCGTCGGATACCATGATCAATCGCGTGTCGCCGAGGAAATGCGGCTGCTGCGGGATCTCGGATTTGAAAGAGTCTATTTTGTGCTCTGCAATCCGGGGTATCCGACGTTTTCAAATCCGCTCCTCTGTTTACATCCTCCGGATAGAGCGGGATTCGAGAACCATGCCTTTCGATCGCTGGTGGCACTGGGAGATCCCAATTTCGTTTACGTGCATGAATGCCATCGTCACGGAATGGAAGCCTTCGCCGTTCTCAAGCCCTATGAAGGCGGCGGCGGCTCCACGGTTCCCCATGGGGCGAGGCTGGACTTTGCCTCCATGCGGGAGGAAACCATCGGAGGCGAGCGCATCGGGTTCGACGCTCTTTTAAGCCGGCGTCCAGACCTGCGGGTGCAACGGAAACCGATTCCAGACTATGAGCGGCTCCTGGCTCAACCGGTGACGGCAATCTCGATTTGTTTCTGCCTGGATGAAATCCCTGGCATCCAGCCCGCCCGTGAAGGGCGCGAGTTGGCACCGGCTGGTTTCAAACTTTTCGTGAGCGATGACAACGGCCGCTATGTGCCATATGACGGTCCGTGCTCGATCAGCGACACGATGGAAAGGCGCTCAATCGCCGACGCGAATGGAACACCGCTGTTTTCGACACCACGCGACTGCCGCGTGGTCACGTTCTCGAACCTGAAGATTTCCGCCTCCGCTCGCTACTTCGCGATCCTGATCGACGCCGGGGAACGGTTGTTCACCATTCCACAGTCGATGATTGTCCTGCACGGCCCCGAAGGAGACATCCCATCCACGGCAACAGCGCAGGTCCGCGCAGGAGGCAATGGGATCGAAGCAAAGAAACCTCCTGAGGAGCGCACCTGGGGCATGGAGCAGATGCCTCGGATATTGAAGGACGCCGAGCAGGCTGCCACCGAATTCTCCACTTGGGGCTTTGAGTTTGACTGGCATGGGAGCGGGTTCTGGGGACCTGGCTGGCAGGACGCCTGTGTCTACGGCATCGCGCGCGGGAAAAATCTCTGGATGAAAGGCACTCCTTGCGAAGCCTATGCGGAGGTGCGGGAATATTGGAGTGACTGGGTGCAAAAATGTGTCGAGATGGGATACGACGGCGTGGACATTCGCCTGCAAAATCACTCGGGAATGGTCAGTGATTACGCCGACTATGGATACAATGAGCCTCTAGTTGAAGCCTACCAGAAGCTTCATGGTGTGGACATTCTCACCAGCCAGGCCGATCCTCTCGAGCTTATGGCCATTCGCGGTGATTTTTTCACCGAGTTCGTCGTGGAGGCGGCGGAGATCCTTCATGCCGCAGGGCGCCAACTCCAGGTGCACCTCCGGCATTGTCACGAAGCGCCGCGCCTGAGTTCCGATTTCAATGAACTGGGATTTTGGGCCATGCCAAAAGTGTGGCTGAGGGACTGGCGTCGGATTGTCGATCTGGCAGATGAAATCACCCTCAAGGACTACCATTTCAACGTCTACAACCATCAAGTCGCCGCTGGCATCAAAGAGTATGCCCGATCGAAGGGGAAAAGGGTATGGGTGCACTGCTACATTTCACAGGGGCGCGAGTTGAACGAGCCCTTTTTGCGCAAGGTTGAAGCGGACGCCAACGTGTCGGGAGTGCTGCTTTACGAAGTCGCCCATTCCGATAACAATGAAGTCAATTTCGGCTTGATCGAACAACATGGTCCCGTCGGCTATAACGTTCCGGCGGCGACTGAATTGAAACGGCTTCTTGAGCTTTTCGGATATCGCTGAACTCCCTATGGCACGTCCACGATTGGAGCGCTCTGAAGGCGCAGCTCTTCAATTCCCTGTCGACAAAGCGAAGCGCGAGACCGCAGCGGACATCTTCGGCCAGTCGCGGTGGATATGGCCAAATCGCCATCACTGGGATATCGCTAATAGCTACGCCCTTTTTCGGAAGTCATTTCAACTCGGGGCGCTCCCACTTCAAGCACCCCTTTTCATCACGGCGGATCAGTCCTACCGCCTGTTTGTGAATGGGCAATTCGTCGCTCGCGGGCCTGCTCGCGGCGTGCAAAGTCACTGGCCTTACGACGAGATCGACATCCGCAAGTACTTGAAGAAAGGGCGCAACGTCCTCGCGATCCGCGCCTACAACCCGGGAAGGAGCACCTATCAATATCTCTCAGCCGGATTTGCAGGGCTTCTCGTAGCCGCCTCGTGGGGGAAAAATCACATTGTCAGCGATGCGACCTGGAAGTCCATCCGCCAGACAAGCGCCCGTCGGGACACGATTCAGGCGAGCATGCAGCTCTTCAATCAGGAGCATGTGGATCTGCGCCTGGAAACAGGGGATTGGACCGCAGTTGATTTCGATGACAGTTCGTGGGAGGAGCCGACTTCGGATAGGGTTTGGAACGGTGGGCCTTGGTATTCCCTGGAGCCACGAGAGATGCCGATGTTGAGGGAGGAAGAGATTCCGCCAGGGAAACTGATCGGTTCAGGCCAGGGTCCATGCGCAGCTGGCTATCGCGACGTGCGGGATGTGGTGGCCTTGCGTTACCAGGAGGACCGAAGTCACTCGGCAACGTCTTCTCCGGCGGAGTTGATAAAGATATCGCCTGTCCCTGCCGGCGAATTCCGGAGTTATCTCATCGATCTCGGAAAGACGGTCGTGGGTAACTTCACTTTTGAGATTCATAACTGCCGGGGCGGGGAGATTATTGACACTCACTACTCCGAGACGATTGACCAGAATACGCTGACTCCGGATCTCGTGCTGTTGAATCACTGCCGGAACTCCATTGGGGACAGACTGGTCTGCCGCCCAGGTGACGCGGTACATGTGTTTTATCACCACTACGGATTTCGCTATCTCGCGATTACCGTCAGGGACAGCGCGGTCGATTTTCAAATCGCACTCCGCTTTCGTCGGGTCGGATATCCGCTTCAGCGAAATGGAAGTTTCCTGAGTTCAGACTCCGATTTGAATAGGATCTGGGAGACATGCGCCTGGACCCAGCAGTGTTGCTCTCTCGATGCCTATGTTGACACCCCATGGCGTGAGCAAGCTCAATGGTGGGGCGATGCGCGGGTCCAGGCATGGAACACTTTCCATCTCGACGGGGATACCCGGCTTTTTCGCCGGGGCATCCGCCAGATCGCCGAACAAACGACACCAGATGGTCTGACCTACGGCCATGCGCCCACCATGGCGCACGAGTGCGTGCTGCCGGACTTTACCTTGATCTGGATGCTCACGATCTGGGACTTTTACTGGCAGACCGGATCGACAGAGCCATTTCTTTCCCACGAAGCCCAGATACAGAGAGCGTTAGCTTACTTCCGCGGCCGGGTGGACGAGAGAACCGGCCTGATCACTTATGATGAACGTTATTGGCTGTTCCTCGACTGGACCGATATTTACCGGGAGGGATCTTCATCTGTCTACAATCTCTGGCTTCTCCTCGCTCTTGAAAAGATGGCGTTGCTCTATCGCAAGACTGGCCAGCGGCAGAAGGCGGCTGCTTTGGAGAGCTGGGCGGGGGAGCTGCGGCTGTCTCTGAGTCGCTTGATTAACGACAGGGGGTTTCTTTGCGATGGAATTGACCGCGACGGGGAATTGATCCGGAAAAGCGGCATTCACGCCCAAACGCTTGCCTTGATGGTCAAACTCAAGGGGATCAATCAGAAAAGCGTGATCTCCGATCTTCTTCTCCCGTTTATTCAGGGTAATTCGGCACCGGCATCAAAGCCTTCGGCGTATTGGATCACCTATTGTTTCTCGCTGCTGTCCGAGATGGGCTGCGGAGCCGAGATCGTCGAGTTCATCAGGAAGCACTGGCTGCCCATGGCCGACCACGGAACGACTTGGGAAGACTTCCAGCCGTGTCGTGGGGAACAAAGTTTCTCTCATGCCTGGTCAGCTCATCCTCTCTATCATCTGATGCAAACCGTGGGAGGTATCACCCAAAGCGCGCCGGCCTGGAGGGAGGTTATCTTTCGCCCACTATTTCATGACAAAAGCTGCCGTACGACCATCCCCACTCCTCACGGCAACATTCACTCCCATTGGCAAAAATGCGGAGATTTGGTTGAGGTGGAGCTGGTTCTTCCCGAAGGAATTTCTGCTCGCGTCGTCCTGCCGGGAGTAAAGAGGCAGATCAGCAAAGGAACCTCCCGCTGGCAAATTTCAGGCCGGAAACAAGCATCTCATGGCTGCAAATAGAGTCTCCACGATGAGTGTGATTTCCTGGGAGCTTGAAGGCTCATAAAGCACGTCGGGGCGATCCAATCATGTCTTGTCATTTTCAAACCCTCTTCCAGCGATATCCGGCTCTCGACTGCTGTCGGAAAGACATCCTGCAGGCATATGACCTTCTGTCCTCCTCGTTTAAGAAGGGGGGAAAGCTCATGCTTTGCGGCAATGGCGGCAGCGCGGCGGATTCGGACCACTGGGCCGGAGAGATGCTGAAAGGGTTCGGTCATCCCAGACCCCTGGCTGAGTCGGCCAGGCAAGGGATGCCGCCAGCGACGGCCGCGAACCTCCAGTGGGCATTTCCGGTGATTCCTCTCACTTCCTTTCCGGCCTTCTCCACTGCCTTTTGCAACGACGTGAACCCTGCTTATGTCTTCGCTCAACTGGTGTTGGCTCTCGGTCGGGAGGGCGATGTGCTGGCAGCTTTGAGCACCTCTGGAAATTCCGCCAACGTATGCCGTGCAGCTGAAGTTGCACGCGCACGAAAACTACCCGTCCTTGCGCTGACCGGCCAGACCGTCGGCCAGCTCCAGGAACTGGCCGACGTCTGCATCTGCGTGCCGGCAACGATTACTCCGCACGTCCAGGAGTTTCATCTGCCGATTTATCATTGCCTCTCGCTCATGCTGGAGGAGGACTTTGTGGGATTTTGGAAATAGCTCAACTGGAGGGGCAGATCCCCGCCAGGGCTTCAGCTCCGGGGTGTTTCAGAGAGAGCCTTGAAGACCCCATCAAACAACGCCACGTCGATGACCTTGTCTTGTGCCGTCCGGACGATGACCAACTGCCACTCCGGGACGATGATGCAGATATTGTTGTTGTTTCCCTGTGCGGCGAAGGTGTTGTCCGGTGCGCTGGGCCATAGCCTCCGGCCGGTCGAGTCCACGCCGTTGGTCCACCAGCTTAGCCCATAGCGTCCCGGGAGTTGGTGATACCAGTCGGCCGGGTCGTGCATGGGAGTGTGCGGCGAAACGCGCGCCACGCAGGCATGCTCGATGTACCGCTTGCTGAT of the Terrimicrobium sacchariphilum genome contains:
- a CDS encoding D-sedoheptulose-7-phosphate isomerase; the encoded protein is MSCHFQTLFQRYPALDCCRKDILQAYDLLSSSFKKGGKLMLCGNGGSAADSDHWAGEMLKGFGHPRPLAESARQGMPPATAANLQWAFPVIPLTSFPAFSTAFCNDVNPAYVFAQLVLALGREGDVLAALSTSGNSANVCRAAEVARARKLPVLALTGQTVGQLQELADVCICVPATITPHVQEFHLPIYHCLSLMLEEDFVGFWK
- a CDS encoding glycoside hydrolase 5 family protein — its product is MSSLIDPSQLDKDAALSTAEFLGSGILTTGANYWASHAGIFMWQDWRPDIVREDMRLLSGAGLQILRVFPLWSDFQPIHSQRGYHGNHIEFRLGEDPLPDNVAVASGVSEEMLDRFGVLADLAEEFGLQLIVGLITGWMSGRFFAPPALESRNAITDPLSIRWQVRFVSALIRRFETHPAIRAWDLGNECNCMGPAARDQAWLWTATLANAIRVADPTRPIISGMHSLDADPTKTWTIRDQAEHTDILTTHPYPLFTPHCHREPLDTMRPLLHASAETCLYADLSGKPTFVEEFGTLSPMGFGEEASAAMVKVRMFDLWAHDCRAALWWCAHDQRHLTQAPYDWLAVERELGLFRDDGSPKPVLDALSEAHTSINSLPIDRLPRRRTEAVCLLTPGQDNWGVAYSTFVLAKQAGFDLTFHYVDRALPDAGLYLLPSMKSYSALSRGRERELWEKVAAGATLYVSFDAAGFLSDWVGNSGIEVLNSSERAGESRFHRAKDDVPFSLAAAWRIRVRTSRAQVLASESDGNPVFLVSEYGKGRVYSLMLPLEASVAVAPEAFLPETLQPFWELYRDFADHALASRVIRKNSPWLGVTEHPDDDDGVIVVFINYSPLPMEDEVSVAPAYRWAETWLGSEPVSCGKNRLRLQIPPHSTVVARVSLR
- a CDS encoding family 78 glycoside hydrolase catalytic domain codes for the protein MFGQSRWIWPNRHHWDIANSYALFRKSFQLGALPLQAPLFITADQSYRLFVNGQFVARGPARGVQSHWPYDEIDIRKYLKKGRNVLAIRAYNPGRSTYQYLSAGFAGLLVAASWGKNHIVSDATWKSIRQTSARRDTIQASMQLFNQEHVDLRLETGDWTAVDFDDSSWEEPTSDRVWNGGPWYSLEPREMPMLREEEIPPGKLIGSGQGPCAAGYRDVRDVVALRYQEDRSHSATSSPAELIKISPVPAGEFRSYLIDLGKTVVGNFTFEIHNCRGGEIIDTHYSETIDQNTLTPDLVLLNHCRNSIGDRLVCRPGDAVHVFYHHYGFRYLAITVRDSAVDFQIALRFRRVGYPLQRNGSFLSSDSDLNRIWETCAWTQQCCSLDAYVDTPWREQAQWWGDARVQAWNTFHLDGDTRLFRRGIRQIAEQTTPDGLTYGHAPTMAHECVLPDFTLIWMLTIWDFYWQTGSTEPFLSHEAQIQRALAYFRGRVDERTGLITYDERYWLFLDWTDIYREGSSSVYNLWLLLALEKMALLYRKTGQRQKAAALESWAGELRLSLSRLINDRGFLCDGIDRDGELIRKSGIHAQTLALMVKLKGINQKSVISDLLLPFIQGNSAPASKPSAYWITYCFSLLSEMGCGAEIVEFIRKHWLPMADHGTTWEDFQPCRGEQSFSHAWSAHPLYHLMQTVGGITQSAPAWREVIFRPLFHDKSCRTTIPTPHGNIHSHWQKCGDLVEVELVLPEGISARVVLPGVKRQISKGTSRWQISGRKQASHGCK